Proteins from one Mycobacterium adipatum genomic window:
- a CDS encoding esterase family protein, producing the protein MRLHAMVCAVLLAMGLWTVSAAADTPAKADGVEYLMVPSAAMGRDIPVAFQAGGPHAVYLLDAFNAAPDVSNWVTAGNAMNTLAGSGVSVAAPAGGAWSLYTNWEQDGSKQWETFLATELPNWLAANKGLAPGGHGVVGASQGGTGALMLATFHPDRFRYAGSLSGFLTPSRTFENGAITAGMAQFGGVDTHNMWGPVQFGRWKWHDPDVHAQLLVDNNTRLWIFSPQTTTCSDPVAMINDCAQAQGSNRTFYSHYRGIGGRNGHFDFPTGGQHDWGSWSAQLGALRGDLVAAIA; encoded by the coding sequence ATGAGGCTGCACGCAATGGTGTGCGCGGTGTTGCTGGCGATGGGTCTGTGGACGGTGTCGGCCGCGGCCGACACCCCGGCCAAGGCCGACGGCGTGGAGTACCTGATGGTCCCGTCGGCGGCGATGGGCCGCGATATCCCGGTCGCGTTCCAGGCCGGCGGCCCGCATGCGGTCTACCTGCTCGACGCCTTCAACGCCGCCCCGGACGTCAGCAACTGGGTCACCGCGGGCAACGCGATGAACACCCTGGCCGGGTCCGGTGTCTCGGTGGCCGCCCCGGCCGGCGGGGCCTGGAGCCTCTACACGAACTGGGAGCAGGACGGCAGCAAGCAGTGGGAGACATTCCTGGCCACCGAGTTGCCGAACTGGCTGGCGGCGAACAAGGGGCTGGCCCCCGGCGGGCACGGCGTTGTCGGGGCGTCCCAGGGCGGCACCGGCGCGCTGATGCTGGCCACCTTCCACCCCGACCGGTTCCGGTACGCGGGTTCGCTGTCGGGCTTCCTGACCCCGTCGCGGACCTTCGAGAACGGCGCGATCACCGCCGGCATGGCGCAATTCGGCGGTGTCGACACCCACAACATGTGGGGCCCGGTGCAATTCGGCCGGTGGAAGTGGCACGACCCCGATGTGCATGCGCAGTTGCTGGTGGACAACAACACCCGGCTGTGGATCTTCAGCCCGCAGACCACCACCTGCAGTGATCCGGTCGCCATGATCAACGACTGCGCGCAGGCACAGGGCAGCAACCGCACCTTCTATTCGCATTACCGGGGGATCGGCGGCCGCAACGGGCACTTCGACTTCCCCACCGGCGGCCAGCACGACTGGGGTAGCTGGTCGGCCCAGCTCGGCGCGCTGCGCGGTGACCTGGTGGCGGCCATCGCCTGA
- a CDS encoding DUF732 domain-containing protein has protein sequence MQHDRRWTATLAKWPAVPTSFAMLTPVLLASIAMMTSGCSLGDSTLTTIGQPAAQSTDARAQGMQGIIRDGERPEDHFAATPHQQAYLKALADAGVQPSDELMALSIGAYVCQARAAKQSEQAVWDFVLPLVRNDVDDAHATSIAPEAGEVNSRTADYIRIATERLC, from the coding sequence GTGCAGCACGACCGACGGTGGACCGCAACCCTGGCAAAGTGGCCGGCGGTTCCCACGTCATTCGCGATGCTGACTCCGGTCCTGCTGGCTTCCATCGCGATGATGACGAGTGGTTGTTCGCTCGGTGACAGCACCCTGACCACCATCGGCCAGCCCGCAGCGCAGTCCACCGACGCGCGCGCCCAGGGCATGCAGGGCATCATCCGTGACGGCGAACGCCCCGAGGATCACTTCGCGGCGACACCGCATCAACAGGCCTACCTCAAGGCACTCGCCGACGCCGGGGTGCAGCCCTCGGACGAACTGATGGCGCTGAGCATCGGCGCCTACGTCTGTCAGGCGCGCGCGGCCAAACAGTCCGAACAGGCGGTGTGGGATTTCGTGTTGCCTCTGGTCCGCAACGATGTCGACGATGCGCACGCCACCTCGATCGCCCCGGAGGCCGGGGAGGTCAACTCGAGGACCGCTGACTACATTCGCATCGCAACCGAACGGCTCTGCTAG
- a CDS encoding cutinase family protein has protein sequence MATKNSRRKRHRILALAAAAAVAVLVAVLVAGVVVFMRQPDTPPIATPPGAPTEVPSGVPTTGKPRPEFQDASCPDVQLVSIPGTWESSPQLDPLNPTQFPIALLLNVTNPLRAEFGTDRLEIYTVPYTAQFHNPFSADGQMSYNDSRTEGFNATVRAMTDMNNRCPLTSYVLVGFSQGAVIAGDVASDIGNGRGPVDQDLVLGAMLIADGRRQDGVGQNLTANPPGQGAEITLHELPMLSALGLSMTGPRDGGFGALDARTYQICGAGDLICAAPESAFSVGNLPATLDTLLGSTAGPVHALYNTPQFWTMDGKTTTQWTLDWARNLIENAPHPKHG, from the coding sequence ATGGCGACCAAGAACAGCAGACGGAAACGGCATCGCATACTGGCCCTGGCCGCGGCCGCCGCGGTCGCGGTGCTGGTGGCGGTGCTCGTCGCCGGCGTGGTGGTGTTCATGCGCCAGCCCGACACCCCGCCGATCGCCACCCCGCCCGGTGCCCCGACCGAGGTGCCCTCGGGGGTGCCGACAACCGGCAAACCGCGGCCGGAGTTCCAGGACGCGAGCTGCCCGGATGTGCAGCTGGTCTCGATCCCGGGCACCTGGGAGTCCTCGCCGCAACTCGATCCGCTCAACCCGACACAGTTCCCGATCGCCCTGCTGCTGAACGTCACCAATCCGCTGCGCGCCGAGTTCGGCACCGACCGGTTGGAGATCTACACCGTTCCCTACACCGCGCAGTTCCACAATCCGTTCTCCGCCGACGGGCAGATGTCCTACAACGACAGCCGCACCGAGGGCTTCAACGCCACGGTGCGGGCGATGACCGATATGAACAACCGGTGCCCTTTGACCAGCTATGTGCTGGTGGGCTTCTCGCAGGGCGCGGTGATCGCCGGTGACGTCGCCAGCGATATCGGCAACGGACGTGGCCCGGTGGATCAGGACCTGGTCCTCGGCGCGATGCTGATCGCCGATGGCCGCCGGCAGGACGGCGTCGGCCAGAATCTCACCGCCAACCCGCCGGGGCAGGGCGCCGAGATCACCCTGCACGAACTGCCGATGCTGTCGGCGTTGGGGCTGTCGATGACCGGCCCGCGCGACGGTGGGTTCGGTGCGCTCGATGCCCGCACCTACCAGATCTGCGGTGCCGGTGACCTGATCTGCGCGGCGCCCGAGTCGGCGTTCTCGGTCGGTAATCTGCCCGCCACCCTGGACACGCTGCTGGGCAGCACCGCCGGTCCGGTGCACGCGTTGTACAACACCCCACAGTTCTGGACCATGGACGGCAAGACCACCACCCAGTGGACCCTGGACTGGGCCCGCAACCTCATCGAGAACGCACCGCATCCCAAACACGGCTGA
- the fadD32 gene encoding long-chain-fatty-acid--AMP ligase FadD32 has protein sequence MPFHNPFIKNGQIKFPDGASIVSHVERWAKVRGDKLAYRFLDYSTERDGVECELTWSQFSARNRAVAARLQQVTELGDRVAILCPQNLDYLVAMYGAIYAGRIAVPLFDPSEPGHVGRLHAVLDDCRPSAILTTTAAAEGVRKFFRSRPANQRPRVIAVDAVPAEVASTWEPVEVTIETVAYLQYTSGSTRIPTGVQITHLNLATNIVQIIEALEAEEGDRGLSWLPFFHDMGLITALLSPMIGHNFTFMTPAAFVRRPGRWIREMARKPGDTGGVISVAPNFAFDHAAARGLPKDGEPPLDLSNVKAVLNGSEPISAATVRRFNEAFGPYGFPAKAIKPSYGLAEATLFVSTTPSSEEPKIIHVDRDALNSNSIVEVDADSPKAVAQASAGKVGVSEWAVIVDAESATELPDGQIGEIWISGQNMGTGYWNKPEETIATFQNLLKSRTEPSHAEGAADDATWVRTGDYGAFYDGDLYITGRVKDLVIIDGRNHYPQDLEYSAQEATKAVRTGFVAAFSVPANQLPAEVFEDTHAGLKRDPEDTSEQLVIVAERAPGSHKMELGPVVDDIRAAIAVRHGVTVRDVLLTPAGAIPRTSSGKIGRRACRAGYLDGSLRSGKIANDFPDETD, from the coding sequence ATGCCGTTTCATAACCCGTTCATCAAGAACGGCCAGATCAAGTTTCCCGACGGCGCCAGCATCGTCTCTCACGTCGAGCGGTGGGCCAAGGTCCGCGGCGACAAGCTCGCCTATCGTTTCCTGGACTACTCCACCGAGCGCGACGGTGTCGAATGCGAGTTGACCTGGTCGCAGTTCAGCGCCCGCAACCGCGCCGTCGCGGCCCGTCTGCAACAGGTCACCGAACTTGGCGACCGCGTCGCCATCCTGTGCCCGCAGAACCTGGACTACCTGGTCGCCATGTACGGCGCCATCTACGCCGGCCGCATCGCCGTGCCGCTGTTCGACCCGTCCGAGCCCGGCCACGTCGGCCGGCTGCACGCGGTGCTCGACGACTGCCGGCCTTCGGCCATCCTGACCACCACCGCTGCCGCCGAGGGCGTGCGCAAGTTCTTCCGCAGCCGACCGGCCAACCAGCGCCCGCGCGTCATCGCCGTGGACGCGGTGCCCGCCGAGGTGGCCTCCACCTGGGAGCCGGTGGAGGTGACCATCGAGACGGTCGCCTACCTGCAGTACACCTCCGGGTCGACCCGCATCCCGACCGGCGTGCAGATCACGCATCTGAACCTGGCCACCAACATCGTGCAGATCATCGAGGCGCTGGAGGCCGAGGAGGGCGACCGGGGCCTGTCCTGGCTGCCGTTCTTCCACGACATGGGGCTGATCACCGCGCTGCTGTCCCCGATGATCGGGCACAACTTCACGTTCATGACCCCGGCGGCCTTCGTGCGCCGGCCGGGCCGCTGGATCCGGGAGATGGCCCGTAAGCCCGGTGACACCGGCGGTGTCATCTCGGTGGCTCCGAACTTCGCGTTCGACCACGCCGCGGCCCGTGGCCTGCCCAAGGACGGCGAGCCGCCGCTGGACCTGTCCAATGTCAAGGCGGTCCTCAACGGCAGCGAGCCGATCTCGGCGGCCACCGTGCGCCGCTTCAACGAGGCCTTCGGCCCCTACGGATTCCCGGCCAAGGCCATCAAGCCGTCCTACGGACTGGCCGAGGCGACGCTCTTCGTGTCGACCACTCCGTCGTCGGAAGAGCCCAAGATCATCCACGTCGACCGCGATGCGCTGAACTCCAACAGCATCGTCGAGGTCGACGCCGATTCCCCGAAGGCCGTCGCGCAAGCGTCGGCGGGCAAGGTGGGCGTCTCCGAGTGGGCCGTCATCGTCGACGCCGAGTCGGCCACCGAGCTGCCCGACGGCCAGATCGGCGAGATCTGGATCAGCGGCCAGAACATGGGCACCGGCTACTGGAACAAGCCCGAAGAGACGATCGCCACGTTCCAGAACCTCCTGAAGTCGCGCACCGAGCCGTCGCATGCCGAGGGTGCCGCCGATGACGCGACCTGGGTACGTACCGGCGACTACGGCGCCTTCTACGACGGTGACCTCTACATCACCGGCCGGGTGAAGGATCTGGTCATCATCGACGGCCGCAACCACTACCCGCAGGATCTGGAGTACTCGGCGCAGGAGGCCACCAAGGCGGTGCGCACCGGTTTCGTCGCGGCGTTCTCGGTACCGGCCAACCAACTGCCCGCCGAGGTGTTCGAGGACACCCATGCCGGACTCAAGCGTGATCCCGAAGACACCTCCGAGCAGCTCGTCATCGTGGCCGAGCGTGCGCCGGGTTCGCACAAGATGGAGCTGGGCCCGGTCGTCGACGACATCCGGGCCGCCATCGCCGTGCGCCACGGGGTGACCGTGCGCGATGTCCTGCTCACCCCGGCCGGTGCGATCCCGCGTACCTCCAGCGGAAAGATCGGCCGCCGTGCCTGCCGTGCGGGCTACCTCGACGGCAGCCTGCGCAGCGGCAAGATCGCCAACGACTTCCCCGACGAGACCGACTGA
- a CDS encoding acyl-CoA carboxylase subunit beta yields MQPTSHTTAEKLAELREKLELAKDPGDEKAKARRDKKGIPSARARIHALLDPGSFLEIGALAKTPGDPNAFFGDGVVTGHGTIDGRPVGVFSHDQTVFQGSVGEMFGRKVAKLMEWVAMVGCPIIGINDSAGARIQDTATSLAWYAELGRRHEMLRGLVPEISLIFGKCAGGAVYSPIQTDLVVAVRDQGYMFITGPDVIKDVTGEDVTFDELGGADVQAQRGNIHKVVESEAAAYQYVRDYLSFLPSNHFDDVPIVNPGLEPEITASDLELDTIVPDSDNQAYDMHEILLRIFDDGDVFEIADQRSPSMITAFARVDGRPVGVVANQPMHMSGAVGNEASDKAAGFIRFCDSFNLPLVFVVDTPGAMPGLEEERGGIIKRGGRFFNAIVEADVPKVTIVVRKAYGGGYAVMGSKQLSADLNYAWPTARIAVIGAEGAAQLLVKRFPDPTAPEVQKIRADFIEGYNANLATPWIAAERGYIDGVIEPHQTRLLIRRSLRLLRDKQPVNKVLRKHGLTPL; encoded by the coding sequence GTGCAGCCCACCTCGCACACCACCGCCGAGAAGCTGGCCGAGCTCCGCGAAAAGTTGGAGCTGGCAAAGGATCCCGGCGATGAGAAGGCGAAGGCCCGGCGGGACAAGAAGGGCATCCCGAGCGCGCGCGCCCGGATCCATGCGCTGCTGGACCCGGGCAGCTTCCTGGAGATCGGTGCGCTGGCCAAGACCCCGGGCGACCCGAACGCCTTCTTCGGCGATGGTGTGGTGACCGGTCACGGCACCATCGACGGCCGGCCCGTCGGCGTGTTCAGCCACGACCAGACGGTTTTCCAGGGTTCGGTCGGCGAGATGTTCGGCCGCAAGGTGGCCAAGCTGATGGAGTGGGTGGCCATGGTCGGCTGCCCGATCATCGGCATCAACGACTCGGCGGGCGCCCGCATCCAGGACACCGCCACCTCACTGGCCTGGTACGCCGAACTCGGCCGCCGCCACGAGATGTTGCGCGGCCTGGTCCCGGAGATCTCGCTCATCTTCGGCAAGTGTGCCGGTGGCGCCGTATATTCGCCGATCCAGACGGATCTGGTTGTCGCGGTGCGCGATCAGGGCTACATGTTCATCACCGGCCCGGATGTCATCAAGGATGTCACCGGCGAGGACGTCACCTTCGACGAGCTCGGTGGCGCCGATGTGCAGGCACAGCGCGGCAACATCCACAAGGTGGTGGAGTCCGAGGCGGCCGCCTATCAGTACGTCCGGGACTACCTGAGCTTCCTGCCGTCCAACCACTTCGACGATGTGCCGATCGTCAACCCGGGCTTGGAGCCGGAGATCACCGCGTCCGATCTGGAGCTCGACACGATCGTGCCGGATTCGGACAACCAGGCCTACGACATGCATGAGATCCTGCTCCGGATCTTCGATGACGGCGATGTATTCGAGATCGCCGATCAGCGCAGCCCGTCGATGATCACCGCGTTCGCGCGCGTGGACGGCCGGCCCGTCGGAGTGGTCGCCAACCAGCCGATGCACATGTCGGGCGCGGTCGGCAACGAGGCGTCGGACAAGGCGGCCGGGTTCATCCGGTTCTGTGACTCGTTCAATCTGCCACTGGTTTTCGTCGTCGATACCCCCGGGGCGATGCCGGGCCTCGAGGAGGAGCGGGGCGGCATCATCAAGCGCGGCGGACGGTTCTTCAACGCCATCGTCGAGGCGGATGTGCCCAAGGTGACCATCGTGGTGCGCAAGGCCTACGGCGGCGGGTACGCGGTGATGGGTTCCAAGCAGCTCTCCGCGGACCTGAACTACGCCTGGCCGACGGCGCGTATCGCGGTGATCGGCGCCGAGGGCGCCGCCCAGCTACTGGTGAAGCGGTTCCCCGATCCCACCGCACCCGAGGTGCAGAAGATCCGGGCCGATTTCATCGAGGGCTACAACGCCAACCTGGCCACCCCGTGGATCGCCGCCGAACGTGGCTATATCGACGGGGTCATCGAACCGCACCAGACCCGGCTGCTGATCCGTCGGTCGTTGCGGCTGCTGCGGGACAAGCAGCCCGTCAACAAGGTGCTGCGCAAGCACGGCCTGACCCCGCTGTAG
- a CDS encoding RDD family protein yields MNAPAARRVAGIVSRGVAAVIDLVFVGVVLAGLYVGLILVRLMLHPSSFSFPTVGVVFSTAVMFGVAVLYLTACWSVSGCTVGAVTMGLRVTGRHGARIAPARALIRAVACVLFPVGLLWVAVDAHRRSVQDIVLGSRVVYVKP; encoded by the coding sequence GTGAACGCGCCCGCCGCGCGACGGGTCGCCGGCATCGTCAGCCGCGGGGTGGCGGCCGTCATCGACCTGGTGTTCGTCGGTGTGGTGCTGGCCGGGTTGTATGTCGGTCTCATCCTGGTTCGGCTGATGCTGCACCCGTCATCGTTCAGCTTCCCGACCGTGGGGGTGGTGTTCTCCACGGCGGTGATGTTCGGTGTCGCGGTGCTCTACCTGACGGCTTGCTGGTCGGTCTCGGGCTGCACCGTGGGTGCGGTCACCATGGGGTTGCGGGTGACCGGTCGTCACGGCGCCCGGATCGCACCGGCCCGCGCCCTGATCCGCGCGGTGGCCTGTGTGCTGTTCCCGGTGGGTCTGCTGTGGGTGGCTGTCGACGCGCACCGGCGGTCGGTACAGGACATCGTGCTGGGCAGTCGGGTCGTCTACGTCAAGCCCTAG
- a CDS encoding MBL fold metallo-hydrolase: MRLGNAVLTRVVETSFEPGVEMFGHTPERAWSDHADLLVPTFVNPDTRRWRVAIQTWVIDVDGLRVLIDTGVGNGRERPAIPVLHHLDTGFLQALTAAGVSPDSVDVVLNTHLHSDHVGWNTMASGGAWVPTFPNARYLLPEADFRYFCPDGPGCDDAARLVFDDSVAPVLEAGQVELFSGEHQLSDSVWLRPAAGHTPGSSVLWLDAGRPAVFVGDLTHCPIQIPRPSDPCAFDVDAAAAAATRKRVFTEAARRRAAVIPAHYPGHGGATLVARGDAFQVDGWLELEPI; this comes from the coding sequence ATGCGCCTCGGGAACGCCGTCCTGACCCGGGTGGTGGAGACCTCGTTCGAGCCGGGTGTCGAGATGTTCGGCCACACGCCGGAGCGGGCGTGGTCGGACCATGCCGACCTGCTGGTGCCCACGTTCGTCAACCCGGACACCCGGCGATGGCGGGTGGCCATCCAGACCTGGGTCATCGATGTGGACGGGCTGCGGGTGCTGATCGACACCGGGGTGGGCAATGGCCGGGAGCGTCCGGCCATCCCGGTGCTGCACCACCTCGACACCGGCTTCCTCCAGGCGCTCACCGCCGCCGGCGTCAGCCCCGACAGTGTCGATGTGGTGCTCAACACCCACCTGCACAGCGATCACGTCGGCTGGAACACGATGGCCTCCGGCGGCGCCTGGGTGCCCACCTTTCCCAACGCGCGTTATCTGCTGCCGGAGGCCGATTTCCGGTATTTCTGCCCCGACGGTCCGGGTTGCGATGACGCGGCACGCCTGGTGTTCGACGACAGCGTGGCGCCGGTGCTGGAGGCCGGACAGGTCGAATTGTTCAGCGGCGAGCACCAGTTGAGCGATTCGGTGTGGTTGCGGCCCGCGGCCGGACACACACCGGGCTCATCGGTGCTGTGGCTGGATGCCGGTAGGCCCGCGGTGTTCGTGGGCGATCTGACCCACTGCCCCATCCAGATCCCGCGGCCGTCGGATCCGTGCGCCTTCGACGTCGATGCCGCGGCCGCCGCGGCGACCCGCAAGCGGGTGTTCACCGAGGCCGCCCGCCGCCGTGCCGCCGTCATCCCGGCGCACTATCCCGGCCACGGCGGGGCCACCCTGGTCGCTCGCGGGGATGCGTTCCAGGTCGACGGCTGGCTGGAGCTCGAACCGATCTAG
- a CDS encoding arabinosyltransferase domain-containing protein, translating into MSDVKIARWVAIIAGLLGFVMAVAVPLLPVTQTTATLNWPQAGQLSNVTAPLISQAPVSLTATVPCSVIRDMPADGGLVMGTAPAEGRDAALNAMLVNVTEPSAGSPARVDVIVRNVVVASVERDRMDRCSQIEITSDHDGTYAEFVGLTKPDGSPQRSGFPDPNLRPAVVGVFTDLTGPAPQGLSLSADIDTRFTTHPTAVKLTAIVLAILSTVIAVLALWRLDRLDGRRMHRLIPTRWKTATPVDGVVVGGFALWYVLGTNSSDDGYILQMARVADHGGYMANYFRWFGSPEDPFGWYYNVLALMTRVSDASIWIRLPDLICALVCWLLLSREVLPRLGPAVVASRPALWAAGLVLLGAWMPFNNGLRPEGQIATGALITYVLIERAVSSGRLTPAALAIISAAFTLGIQPTGLIAVAALVAGGRPILRIIMRRRAQVGTLALLAPLLAAGTVILAVVFADQTLATVLEATRIRTAIGPSQEWYTENLRYYYLVLPTVDGAISRRFAFLFTAMCMFPALFMMLRRKRIAGIARGPAWRLMGIIFATIFFLMFTPTKWIHHFGLFAAVAGAMAALATVMVSPAVLRSARNRMAFLSLVFFVLALCFASVNGWWYVSNFGVPFNNSVPKLGPVTVSTVFFALFAIAALWAFWLHVSGRQGSRVVDRLTAAPIPIAAGFMVVVFVASMSIGVVRQYPTYSNGWANIRAFAGGCGMADDVLVEPDSNAGFLRPLPGDYGPLGPLGGAAAPGFSPNGVPDRIIAEAIRLNNPQPGTDYDWNRPIRLPRPGVNGSRVPLPYGLDPARVPVAGTYSTGAQQESRLTSAWYELPAADDAHPLITITAAGTISGMSVADGETTGQTVELEYAVAGPDGSPQPAGRVRPYDIGPTPSWRNLRYPREQVPADAVAVRVVAEDLSLGQGDWIAVTPPRVPEVRSVQEYVGSRQPVLLDWAVGLAFPCQQPMLHANGVTEIPKFRISPDYFAKLQSTDTWQNGLEGGLLGITDLLLRASVMSTYLSEDWGQDWGSLRRFDTIVDAEPAQIDLGSSTHSGLYSPGEIRIGP; encoded by the coding sequence ATGAGTGATGTGAAGATCGCCCGCTGGGTCGCCATCATCGCCGGCCTGCTCGGCTTCGTGATGGCGGTCGCGGTGCCACTGCTGCCGGTCACTCAGACCACCGCGACGTTGAATTGGCCGCAGGCGGGCCAGCTCTCGAATGTCACGGCACCGCTGATCTCCCAGGCACCGGTGAGTTTGACCGCCACGGTGCCCTGCTCGGTGATCCGGGACATGCCCGCCGACGGGGGCCTGGTGATGGGCACCGCACCCGCCGAGGGCAGAGACGCCGCATTGAACGCGATGCTGGTCAACGTCACCGAGCCGAGCGCGGGCAGCCCGGCCCGGGTCGATGTCATCGTCCGCAATGTGGTGGTGGCCAGCGTCGAACGCGACCGCATGGACCGTTGTTCGCAGATCGAGATCACCTCCGACCATGACGGCACCTACGCCGAGTTCGTCGGGCTGACCAAACCGGACGGCAGCCCGCAGCGCTCCGGGTTCCCGGACCCGAACCTGCGCCCGGCGGTGGTCGGCGTGTTCACCGACCTGACCGGCCCCGCACCCCAGGGGTTGTCACTGTCGGCAGATATCGACACCAGGTTCACCACGCACCCGACGGCAGTCAAACTCACCGCGATCGTGCTGGCGATCCTGTCGACGGTCATCGCGGTGCTGGCGCTGTGGCGTCTGGACCGCCTCGACGGCCGTCGCATGCACCGGCTGATTCCCACCCGCTGGAAGACGGCGACCCCGGTCGACGGTGTCGTGGTGGGCGGTTTCGCGCTCTGGTATGTCCTGGGCACCAACTCATCCGACGACGGCTACATCCTGCAGATGGCCCGGGTCGCCGATCACGGCGGCTACATGGCCAACTACTTCCGCTGGTTCGGCAGCCCCGAGGACCCCTTCGGCTGGTACTACAACGTGCTGGCGCTGATGACCCGGGTGAGCGACGCCAGCATCTGGATCCGGCTGCCCGATCTGATCTGCGCGCTGGTGTGCTGGCTGCTGTTGTCCCGCGAGGTCCTGCCCCGGCTCGGGCCCGCCGTGGTCGCCAGCCGTCCCGCGCTGTGGGCGGCGGGCCTGGTGCTGCTCGGCGCCTGGATGCCGTTCAACAACGGGCTGCGGCCCGAGGGTCAGATCGCCACCGGCGCGCTGATCACCTACGTGCTGATCGAGCGCGCGGTCAGCTCCGGGCGGCTCACACCGGCGGCGCTGGCCATCATCTCGGCCGCCTTCACCCTCGGCATCCAGCCCACCGGCCTGATCGCGGTGGCCGCACTGGTGGCCGGCGGCCGGCCCATCCTGCGGATCATCATGCGCCGTCGCGCCCAGGTGGGCACGCTCGCGCTGCTGGCCCCGCTGCTGGCCGCCGGCACCGTCATCCTGGCGGTGGTGTTCGCCGACCAGACTCTGGCGACGGTGCTGGAGGCCACCCGGATTCGCACCGCGATCGGCCCCAGCCAGGAGTGGTACACCGAGAACCTGCGCTACTACTACCTGGTGCTGCCGACCGTCGACGGCGCCATCTCGCGTCGGTTCGCCTTCCTGTTCACCGCGATGTGCATGTTCCCCGCACTGTTCATGATGTTGCGCCGCAAGCGGATCGCCGGGATCGCCCGCGGACCCGCGTGGCGGCTGATGGGCATCATCTTCGCGACGATCTTCTTCCTGATGTTCACCCCCACCAAGTGGATTCACCACTTCGGACTCTTCGCGGCGGTAGCGGGCGCGATGGCCGCGCTGGCCACGGTGATGGTGTCGCCGGCGGTGCTGCGGTCGGCCCGCAACCGGATGGCGTTCCTGTCGCTGGTGTTCTTCGTGCTGGCACTGTGCTTCGCCTCGGTCAACGGGTGGTGGTACGTGTCGAACTTCGGCGTGCCGTTCAATAATTCGGTGCCCAAGCTGGGTCCGGTGACGGTCAGCACCGTGTTCTTCGCGCTCTTCGCGATCGCCGCACTGTGGGCGTTCTGGTTACACGTGTCGGGCCGGCAGGGCTCACGCGTCGTCGACCGACTCACCGCCGCACCGATCCCGATCGCCGCCGGCTTCATGGTGGTGGTGTTCGTGGCGTCCATGAGCATCGGTGTGGTACGTCAATACCCGACCTACTCCAACGGCTGGGCCAACATTCGCGCCTTCGCCGGTGGCTGCGGCATGGCCGATGACGTCCTGGTCGAACCGGATTCCAACGCCGGCTTCCTGCGGCCACTGCCCGGCGACTACGGTCCGCTGGGGCCGCTGGGCGGAGCCGCGGCGCCCGGGTTCTCCCCGAACGGGGTACCCGACCGGATCATCGCCGAGGCCATCCGCCTGAACAATCCGCAGCCCGGCACCGATTACGACTGGAACCGCCCGATCCGGCTGCCGCGGCCCGGAGTCAACGGGTCCCGGGTGCCCCTGCCGTACGGGCTCGACCCGGCACGGGTGCCGGTGGCCGGAACGTATTCGACCGGGGCGCAACAAGAGAGCCGGCTCACCTCGGCCTGGTACGAGCTACCCGCGGCCGATGACGCGCACCCGCTGATCACCATCACCGCGGCGGGCACGATCTCCGGGATGAGCGTCGCCGACGGTGAAACCACCGGGCAGACAGTGGAACTCGAATACGCGGTCGCCGGTCCGGACGGCTCCCCGCAGCCCGCAGGCCGGGTGCGCCCCTACGACATCGGTCCGACACCGTCGTGGCGCAACCTGCGTTACCCGCGCGAGCAGGTCCCGGCCGACGCGGTGGCCGTCCGGGTCGTCGCCGAGGATCTGTCGCTGGGCCAAGGTGATTGGATCGCGGTGACCCCGCCCCGGGTCCCCGAGGTGCGTTCGGTGCAGGAGTACGTCGGCTCGCGCCAACCCGTGCTGCTGGACTGGGCGGTCGGCCTGGCCTTCCCGTGCCAGCAACCGATGCTGCACGCAAACGGCGTCACCGAGATCCCGAAGTTCCGCATCTCACCGGACTACTTCGCCAAACTGCAGAGCACCGACACCTGGCAGAACGGCCTGGAAGGCGGCCTGCTGGGGATCACCGATCTGCTGCTGCGGGCCTCGGTGATGTCGACCTATCTGTCCGAGGACTGGGGCCAGGATTGGGGTTCGCTGCGCCGATTCGACACCATCGTCGACGCCGAGCCCGCCCAGATCGACTTGGGCAGCTCCACCCACTCCGGGTTGTACTCGCCCGGCGAGATCCGCATCGGACCCTGA